In Cryptococcus tetragattii IND107 chromosome 5, whole genome shotgun sequence, one genomic interval encodes:
- a CDS encoding uracil phosphoribosyltransferase — MSKINISNHPLILSKLTQLRLHDLPPKDFREGVRAIGSMLIYEAARDLPLRDVLDLRSPIAPFTGQTIPLRIGLSPILRAGIALTDAALESFPEATVLHLGLFRDKVSLQAIEYYSKLPSQVTADLVFLLDPLIATGGTAIAALNMLTEWGLEQSQIRIVSVLGSKSGVKNVQDEFPNVEIYIAAIDDELTDKGYISPGLGDAGDRLFNTFAH, encoded by the exons ATGTCCAAGATCAATATCTCCAATCATCCTCTGATCCTCTCAAAGCTTACTCAACTAAGGCTTCAtgaccttcctcccaaagACTTTCGTGAAGGAGTTAGAGCTATAGG GTCAATGCTCATTTACGAAGCCGCTCGTGACCTTCCCTTAAGAGATGTACTTGAC CTTCGATCCCCTATTGCTCCCTTCACAGGCCAAACTATTCCCTTGCGCATTGGCCTCTCTCCCATCTTGAGGGCCGGTATTGCATTAACCGATG CTGCGCTTGAAAGCTTCCCTGAGGCTACTGTGCTCCATCTTGGTCTTTTCCGAGATAAGGTGTCATTGCAAGCTATCGA ATACTATTCcaagcttccatctcagGTCACTGCGGACCTCGTATTCCTCCTTGATC CCTTGATTGCCACAGGAGGGACCGCCATCGCTGCTTTGAACATGCTCACTGAATGGGGTCTCGAGCAGTCTCAAATCAGGATCGTTTCAGTCCTCGGCTCAAAGTCGGGAGTAAAGAATGTACAAGATGAATTCCCCAATGTAGAG ATTTATATTGCCGCcatcgatgatgagcttACCGACAAAGGTTATATCTCTCCTGGACTCGGTGACGCA GGCGACAGATTGTTCAACACTTTCGCTCATTAG